The Devosia sp. MC521 genome has a segment encoding these proteins:
- a CDS encoding carbohydrate ABC transporter permease has protein sequence MSTTATMTGAAPVSSTEPRGPKPKPFFTPKKIMLYTTLVFFALYFLFPLYVMVSTSFKTMPEIRFGSIFALPNQINFDAWVSAWTSACTGLTCNGLSPGFWNSVKITVPSTIVSIFIAAINGYALVNWRFKGSEIFFSILIFGSFIPYQVMLYPLVMITRELGIFGKLEAVILIHTIFGMPILTLLFRNYFASLPQELFKAARVDGAGFWRIFFEIMLPMSLPIFVVALILQITGIWNDFLFGAVFAGTHNQPMTVQLNNIVNSAQGTPEYNVNMAATVLTGLVPLIVYFVSGKLFVRGVAAGAVKG, from the coding sequence CCTGTTTCGTCGACCGAACCGCGCGGCCCCAAGCCAAAGCCCTTCTTCACCCCGAAGAAGATCATGCTCTACACGACGCTGGTTTTCTTCGCGCTTTACTTCCTGTTCCCGCTCTATGTGATGGTCTCGACCTCGTTCAAGACCATGCCGGAAATCCGCTTCGGGTCGATCTTCGCACTGCCCAATCAGATCAATTTTGATGCTTGGGTCAGTGCTTGGACCAGTGCTTGTACGGGTCTGACCTGTAATGGCCTGTCCCCGGGGTTCTGGAACTCGGTCAAGATCACCGTTCCCTCCACGATCGTCTCGATCTTCATCGCCGCGATTAACGGCTATGCTCTGGTCAACTGGCGCTTCAAGGGCTCGGAAATCTTCTTTTCGATCCTCATCTTCGGCTCGTTCATCCCCTATCAGGTGATGCTCTATCCGCTCGTGATGATCACCCGTGAACTGGGCATTTTCGGCAAGCTCGAAGCCGTCATTCTGATCCACACCATCTTCGGCATGCCGATACTGACGCTGCTGTTCCGCAACTACTTCGCGTCCTTGCCACAAGAGCTGTTCAAGGCTGCGCGTGTCGATGGGGCAGGGTTCTGGCGCATCTTCTTTGAAATCATGCTGCCAATGTCGCTGCCAATCTTCGTGGTTGCGCTCATCCTGCAGATCACCGGCATCTGGAACGACTTCCTCTTCGGCGCTGTCTTCGCAGGCACGCATAACCAGCCGATGACCGTTCAGCTGAACAATATCGTCAACTCCGCCCAGGGTACGCCTGAGTACAACGTCAACATGGCGGCTACCGTACTCACCGGCCTCGTGCCTTTGATCGTCTACTTTGTCTCCGGCAAGCTGTTTGTCCGCGGTGTCGCCGCTGGCGCCGTGAAGGGATAA
- a CDS encoding ABC transporter ATP-binding protein: MQSSVSIKDLSLNFGSVKVLENLNLDIAQGEFIVLLGPSGCGKSTLLNCIAGLLEVSDGQIFINGKNVTWEEPKDRGIGMVFQSYALYPQMSVEKNLSFGLRVAGMAKEEIDKRVKRAAEILQIEPLLHRKPANLSGGQRQRVAIGRALVRDVDVFLFDEPLSNLDAKLRSDLRVEIKRLHQRLKNTMIYVTHDQIEALTLADRIAIMKNGVIQQLADPHTIYNKPVNLYVAGFVGSPSMNFLNGTLDGATFTAEDGTKIPVGTYDFVKPVTGATKAVLGVRPEHIFLGDAAQGSPFTTQAEIEIVEPMGSETLAWTKVAGISVTFRCSSDIDLNVGDKVTLGFDIARGSLFNAQTENRL, from the coding sequence ATGCAATCAAGCGTTTCCATTAAAGACCTGTCCCTCAACTTCGGCTCCGTCAAGGTTCTCGAAAACCTCAACCTCGACATCGCGCAGGGCGAGTTCATCGTTCTCCTGGGCCCATCGGGTTGTGGCAAGTCGACCTTGCTCAACTGCATCGCGGGCTTGCTCGAAGTTTCTGACGGCCAGATCTTCATCAACGGCAAGAACGTCACTTGGGAAGAGCCCAAGGATCGTGGCATCGGCATGGTGTTCCAGTCGTATGCGCTCTATCCGCAGATGTCCGTCGAGAAGAACCTCTCGTTTGGTCTTCGCGTTGCCGGCATGGCAAAGGAAGAGATCGACAAGCGCGTCAAGCGTGCTGCCGAAATCCTACAGATCGAGCCACTTCTCCACCGTAAGCCAGCGAACCTCTCCGGTGGTCAGCGCCAGCGCGTCGCCATTGGCCGTGCACTGGTACGTGACGTGGACGTCTTCCTCTTTGACGAACCACTCTCCAACCTTGACGCCAAGCTGCGCTCGGACCTGCGTGTTGAGATCAAGCGCCTTCACCAGCGCCTGAAGAACACCATGATTTACGTGACCCACGATCAGATCGAGGCGCTCACGCTCGCTGACCGCATTGCCATCATGAAGAATGGTGTCATTCAGCAGCTTGCTGATCCGCACACCATCTACAACAAGCCGGTCAATCTCTACGTCGCGGGTTTCGTCGGCTCGCCGTCGATGAACTTCCTCAACGGAACGCTGGATGGCGCCACTTTCACCGCTGAAGATGGCACCAAAATTCCGGTCGGCACGTATGATTTCGTCAAGCCCGTAACAGGCGCAACCAAGGCTGTTCTCGGCGTTCGCCCAGAACACATCTTCCTTGGCGACGCGGCGCAGGGTTCGCCCTTCACCACACAGGCGGAAATCGAAATCGTTGAGCCTATGGGTTCGGAAACTCTGGCCTGGACCAAGGTCGCTGGTATTTCGGTGACCTTCCGGTGCTCGAGCGACATCGATCTGAACGTCGGCGACAAGGTTACTCTTGGCTTTGATATCGCCCGCGGCTCGCTGTTCAACGCACAGACTGAGAACCGCCTCTAA
- a CDS encoding sugar phosphate isomerase/epimerase, with product MTQLSFQLYSARNYPSLPEFLSKLSSLGYTQVEGYGGLYEDPASFAAHLKNNGLSMPTGHFGLDQLKDTATALKTAEIIGVKRIYCPFIMPDQRSEDESKWLELAETLAELGEVYTKAGYGFGWHNHDFEFHPTTSGRTPMEIILETAPNIEWECDVAWVIRGKTDPVAWFDKYGDRITAVHVKDIAPAGEKTDEDGWADVGTGVVGWEELIKKVEAKTKAQYFVAEHDKPSDPVRFATQSIANAKNWK from the coding sequence ATGACTCAATTGTCATTCCAGCTGTATAGCGCGCGCAACTATCCATCCTTGCCAGAATTTCTTTCCAAGCTTTCGTCACTTGGCTACACGCAGGTCGAAGGCTACGGCGGTCTCTATGAAGATCCTGCAAGCTTTGCTGCGCACCTCAAAAACAATGGCTTGTCCATGCCGACCGGCCACTTCGGCCTCGATCAGCTCAAGGATACGGCTACCGCGCTCAAGACCGCCGAAATCATCGGCGTAAAGCGCATCTACTGCCCGTTCATCATGCCGGACCAGCGCTCGGAAGATGAGAGCAAGTGGCTAGAATTGGCCGAAACGCTTGCCGAGCTCGGCGAAGTTTACACCAAGGCTGGCTACGGCTTTGGCTGGCACAACCACGATTTTGAATTCCATCCAACGACCTCCGGCCGTACCCCGATGGAGATCATCCTCGAAACCGCTCCGAACATCGAATGGGAATGCGACGTCGCCTGGGTGATCCGCGGCAAGACCGATCCTGTCGCTTGGTTCGATAAGTATGGCGACCGCATCACCGCCGTCCACGTCAAGGACATCGCTCCAGCGGGCGAAAAGACCGACGAAGATGGTTGGGCTGATGTTGGCACTGGCGTTGTCGGCTGGGAAGAGCTGATCAAGAAGGTCGAGGCTAAGACCAAGGCCCAGTATTTCGTTGCCGAACACGACAAGCCATCCGACCCGGTGCGCTTTGCCACCCAGTCGATCGCAAACGCTAAGAACTGGAAGTAA